One Micromonospora sp. WMMD1120 genomic region harbors:
- a CDS encoding helix-turn-helix domain-containing protein — translation MLTVGSADTTEVPEEERFGFWHDLIARESVPMRVHSDHAADFRARAKVINLGEVVLSTWRYPSLDMQRTGTFIRRGDPEMYQFALPLSGHGGLEQERRTSALTPGHFAIVDTSRPHQSSHRGRSPQESLLTTLTVLVPHHLIPAPPRKIAQLLGTTISATEGMGALVHQFVHQVMTHPEQYQDGDAPFLGTVVRDLLAAAVAQHLDLTDALPQEVRGHSLRMRVRAFIDDHLGDPDLSPSLIAAAHHVSLRSLHRAFEAEGQSVAEVIRLSRLDRCARDLRDPLHRERPVHTIAARWGFSTPAHFSRVFTARFGMSPRAFRDSGPARRHDRR, via the coding sequence GTGCTCACCGTGGGCTCGGCGGACACCACAGAGGTCCCCGAGGAGGAGCGGTTCGGCTTCTGGCACGACCTGATCGCACGGGAGTCCGTCCCGATGCGGGTCCACAGTGACCACGCGGCGGACTTCCGCGCCCGGGCGAAGGTCATCAACCTCGGCGAGGTCGTGCTGTCCACCTGGCGCTATCCCTCGCTGGACATGCAGCGGACCGGCACCTTCATCCGTCGGGGCGACCCGGAGATGTACCAGTTCGCGCTGCCGCTGTCCGGGCACGGTGGCCTGGAGCAGGAGCGACGCACGAGCGCCCTGACGCCGGGGCACTTCGCCATCGTCGACACGTCACGCCCGCACCAGTCGTCGCATCGGGGGCGGTCACCACAGGAGAGTCTGTTGACCACCCTGACCGTCCTCGTGCCGCACCACCTCATACCGGCGCCGCCCAGGAAGATCGCGCAGCTTCTCGGCACGACCATCTCCGCCACCGAGGGGATGGGCGCGCTGGTCCACCAGTTCGTCCACCAGGTCATGACCCACCCGGAGCAGTACCAGGACGGCGACGCCCCGTTCCTGGGCACCGTCGTCCGCGACCTGCTCGCCGCCGCCGTGGCCCAGCATCTGGACCTCACCGACGCGCTACCCCAGGAGGTACGCGGCCACAGCCTGCGCATGCGGGTCAGGGCGTTCATCGACGACCACCTCGGCGACCCGGACCTCTCGCCGAGCCTGATCGCCGCCGCGCACCACGTGTCGCTGCGCAGCCTGCACCGGGCCTTCGAGGCCGAGGGCCAATCCGTCGCCGAGGTCATCCGGTTGAGCCGCCTCGACCGCTGCGCCCGGGACCTGCGCGATCCCCTGCACCGGGAGCGACCCGTGCACACCATCGCCGCCCGCTGGGGGTTCTCCACCCCGGCACACTTCAGCAGGGTCTTCACGGCCCGGTTCGGGATGTCTCCCCGCGCGTTCCGGGACAGCGGCCCCGCGCGCCGCCACGACCGGCGCTAG
- a CDS encoding NAD-dependent protein deacylase: MEQEFVERVAPLLRAARRIVVCTGAGISAESGVPTFRDDLTGLWARFDAQQLATPEAFHADPDLVWGWYEWRRARVRRARPNAGHLAVAAIEARVPASTVITQNVDDLHERAGSRTAIHLHGSLFAPRCVGVPAHPAALPEPPDDEVIGSPEGRRIPPPRCASCAALVRPGVVWFGEGLPEAALTAAVDAATSCELLLAVGTSGVVYPAAEIPRIAARAGATVLQVNPEPTALDAVCAVNLRGTAAQVLPALVAAAWGPDGHTA, translated from the coding sequence GTGGAACAGGAGTTCGTGGAACGCGTCGCCCCACTTCTGCGTGCCGCCCGCCGGATCGTCGTCTGCACCGGCGCGGGCATCTCGGCCGAGAGCGGGGTGCCCACCTTCCGGGACGACCTCACCGGCCTGTGGGCACGATTCGACGCCCAGCAGCTCGCCACGCCGGAGGCGTTCCACGCCGATCCGGACCTGGTCTGGGGCTGGTACGAGTGGCGCCGCGCCCGGGTACGCCGGGCGCGGCCCAACGCCGGGCACCTCGCTGTCGCCGCCATCGAGGCTCGCGTTCCCGCCAGCACCGTCATCACCCAGAATGTGGACGACCTGCACGAACGCGCCGGCAGCCGGACGGCGATCCACCTGCACGGCAGCCTCTTCGCGCCCCGCTGCGTCGGCGTGCCCGCCCATCCGGCCGCCCTTCCGGAGCCGCCGGACGACGAGGTGATCGGGTCGCCGGAGGGCCGGCGGATTCCCCCGCCCCGCTGCGCGTCCTGCGCGGCCCTCGTCCGACCCGGTGTGGTGTGGTTCGGCGAAGGGCTGCCGGAGGCGGCACTGACCGCCGCTGTCGACGCCGCCACCTCCTGCGAGCTGCTGCTGGCCGTGGGCACCTCCGGCGTGGTCTATCCGGCGGCGGAGATCCCCCGGATCGCGGCCCGCGCGGGCGCGACGGTCCTGCAGGTCAACCCGGAGCCGACAGCGCTGGACGCGGTCTGCGCGGTCAACCTGCGCGGCACCGCGGCGCAGGTGCTTCCGGCCCTGGTCGCGGCTGCCTGGGGGCCGGACGGGCACACCGCGTGA
- the dnaE gene encoding DNA polymerase III subunit alpha produces MADSFAHLHVHTEYSMLDGAARLKDLFAEAKRLGMPAVAITDHGNMHGANDFYNQAMAAGVTPILGVEAYVAPESRYHKARVKWGRPEQKSDDVSGNGAITHKTMWARDARGLKNLFTLNSRASMEGHYVKWPRMDMELIAEHAEGIMATTGCPSGAVQTRLRLGQFDEALKVAASYQDIFGKDNYFLEIMDHGLSIERRVRDGLTEIARKLDIPPVVTNDSHYTHEAQATAHDVLLCVQTGSNIDDPNRFRFEGGGYFIKSADQMRAVDSSELWQEGCRNTLLVAEKVDPKGMFEFRNLMPRFPVPDGETEESWFRKETFAGLARRYPNGIPEGHVVQAEYELGVINQMGFPSYFLVVADFIQWAKSQGIAVGPGRGSAAGSLVAYALGITDLDPIPHGLIFERFLNPERVSMPDVDIDFDERRRGEVIKYVTDKWGEDKVAQIATFGTIKAKAAIKDSARVLGFPYAVGDRITKAMPPAVMGKDIPLTGIFDNKHPRYAEAGEIRGLYESDPDVRKVIDTARGIEGLIRQTGVHAAGVIMSAEPIIEHIPLMRRDADGAIITQFDYPTCESLGLLKMDFLGLRNLTIIDDAVKNIELNHDLKLDLLALPLDDKAAYELLARGDTLGVFQLDGGPMRSLLRLMKPDNFEDISAVLALYRPGPMGVDSHTNYALRKNGLQEITPIHPELEEPLREILAPTYGLIVYQEQVQRAAQILAGYSLGQADLLRRAMGKKKKEILDKEFIPFRDGCRERGYSDEAIQAVWDVLVPFAGYAFNKAHSAAYGLVSYWTAYLKAHYPAEYMAGLLTSVGDDKDKMALYLSECRRMRIQVLPPDVNTSAGPFTPVGRDIRFGLAAVRNVGANVVASIMRCREEKGDYTDFYDFLSKVDAVVCNKKTIESLIKAGAFDSMTHPRKGLLAVHADAIDAYADVKRKEAVGQYDLFGAGFGDADTGSTTVMPVIGDSEWDKRDKLAFEREMLGLYVSDHPLFGLEHILNAAADTTIAALAEEGGVPDGAVVTLAGILSGVQRRVTKQGRAWASATLEDLAGGVETLFFPNTYEVIGQYIAEDAIVVVKGRVDRRDDTPRIMAMDMSMPDVSTSATNKPVTLTIPVHRCTPPLVERLKETLVLHPGDTEVHVKLLNGGRTTTLRLGPFRVAATTALMGDLKSVLGPANVS; encoded by the coding sequence ATGGCTGATTCGTTCGCGCATCTGCACGTACACACCGAGTACTCGATGCTCGACGGAGCGGCCCGTCTCAAGGACCTGTTCGCCGAGGCCAAGCGGCTCGGCATGCCCGCCGTGGCGATCACCGACCACGGCAACATGCACGGCGCTAACGACTTCTACAACCAGGCGATGGCCGCCGGGGTCACCCCGATCCTGGGCGTCGAGGCGTACGTGGCGCCGGAGTCGCGCTATCACAAGGCGCGGGTCAAGTGGGGTCGGCCGGAGCAGAAGAGTGACGACGTCTCCGGTAACGGCGCGATCACCCACAAGACCATGTGGGCGCGCGACGCCCGGGGGCTGAAGAACCTCTTCACCCTCAACTCGCGCGCCTCGATGGAGGGGCACTACGTCAAGTGGCCCCGGATGGACATGGAGCTGATCGCCGAGCACGCCGAGGGCATCATGGCCACCACCGGCTGCCCGTCCGGCGCGGTGCAGACCCGGCTGCGGCTGGGCCAGTTCGACGAGGCCCTGAAGGTCGCCGCCAGCTACCAGGACATCTTCGGCAAGGACAACTACTTCCTGGAGATCATGGACCACGGGCTCTCCATCGAGCGCCGGGTCCGCGACGGGCTCACCGAGATCGCCCGCAAGCTGGACATCCCGCCGGTGGTCACCAACGACTCGCACTACACCCACGAGGCCCAGGCCACCGCCCACGATGTGCTGCTCTGCGTGCAGACCGGCAGCAACATCGACGACCCCAACCGGTTCCGGTTCGAGGGCGGCGGTTACTTCATCAAGAGCGCCGACCAGATGCGCGCCGTGGACTCGTCCGAGCTGTGGCAGGAGGGCTGCCGCAACACCCTGCTGGTCGCCGAGAAGGTCGACCCGAAGGGCATGTTCGAGTTCCGCAACCTGATGCCGCGCTTCCCGGTGCCCGACGGCGAGACCGAGGAGTCCTGGTTCCGCAAGGAGACGTTCGCCGGGCTGGCCCGCCGCTACCCGAACGGCATCCCCGAGGGCCACGTCGTCCAGGCCGAGTACGAGCTGGGCGTGATCAACCAGATGGGCTTCCCGTCCTACTTCCTCGTGGTCGCCGACTTCATCCAGTGGGCGAAGAGCCAGGGCATCGCTGTGGGTCCGGGCCGTGGCTCGGCCGCCGGCTCGCTCGTCGCGTACGCGCTGGGCATCACCGACCTGGACCCGATCCCGCACGGGCTGATCTTCGAGCGGTTCCTCAACCCCGAGCGGGTCTCGATGCCGGATGTCGACATCGACTTCGACGAGCGTCGGCGCGGTGAGGTGATCAAGTACGTCACCGACAAGTGGGGTGAGGACAAGGTCGCCCAGATCGCCACCTTCGGCACGATCAAGGCGAAGGCCGCGATCAAGGACTCGGCCCGGGTCCTCGGCTTCCCGTACGCGGTCGGCGACCGGATCACCAAGGCGATGCCGCCCGCCGTGATGGGCAAGGACATCCCGCTCACCGGCATCTTCGACAACAAGCACCCCCGCTACGCCGAGGCCGGCGAGATCCGGGGCCTGTACGAGTCCGACCCCGACGTCCGCAAGGTGATCGACACCGCCCGGGGCATTGAGGGGCTGATCCGGCAGACCGGTGTGCACGCCGCCGGCGTCATCATGTCCGCCGAGCCGATCATCGAGCACATCCCGCTGATGCGCCGCGACGCCGACGGGGCCATCATCACGCAGTTCGACTACCCGACGTGCGAGTCGCTCGGGCTGCTGAAGATGGACTTCCTCGGCCTGCGCAACCTGACGATCATCGACGACGCGGTCAAGAACATCGAGCTCAACCACGATCTCAAGCTCGACCTGCTGGCGCTGCCGCTGGACGACAAGGCCGCGTACGAGCTGCTGGCCCGCGGTGACACCCTGGGCGTGTTCCAGCTCGACGGCGGGCCGATGCGGTCGCTGCTGCGGCTGATGAAGCCGGACAACTTCGAGGACATCTCCGCCGTGCTGGCGCTGTACCGGCCCGGCCCGATGGGCGTCGACTCGCACACCAACTACGCGCTGCGCAAGAACGGCCTCCAGGAGATCACTCCGATCCACCCGGAGCTGGAGGAGCCGCTGCGGGAGATCCTGGCCCCCACCTACGGTCTGATCGTCTACCAGGAGCAGGTGCAGCGCGCCGCGCAGATCCTCGCCGGCTACAGCCTCGGCCAGGCGGACCTGCTGCGCCGGGCGATGGGTAAGAAGAAGAAGGAGATCCTCGACAAGGAGTTCATCCCGTTCCGGGACGGCTGCCGCGAGCGCGGCTACTCCGACGAGGCCATCCAGGCGGTGTGGGACGTCCTGGTGCCGTTCGCCGGCTACGCGTTCAACAAGGCGCACTCCGCCGCGTACGGCCTGGTCTCCTACTGGACCGCCTACCTCAAGGCGCACTATCCGGCCGAGTACATGGCCGGGCTGCTGACCAGCGTCGGTGACGACAAGGACAAGATGGCGCTCTACCTGTCCGAGTGTCGTCGGATGCGCATCCAGGTGCTGCCGCCGGATGTGAACACCTCGGCCGGGCCGTTCACCCCGGTCGGCAGGGACATCCGGTTCGGCCTCGCCGCGGTGCGCAACGTCGGCGCGAACGTTGTCGCCTCGATCATGCGCTGCCGGGAGGAGAAGGGCGACTACACCGACTTCTACGACTTCCTGTCCAAGGTGGACGCGGTGGTCTGCAACAAGAAGACGATCGAATCGCTGATCAAGGCGGGCGCGTTCGACTCGATGACGCACCCCCGCAAGGGCCTGCTCGCGGTGCACGCCGACGCCATCGACGCGTACGCCGACGTCAAGCGCAAGGAGGCCGTCGGCCAGTACGACCTGTTCGGCGCCGGCTTCGGCGACGCCGACACCGGCAGCACGACGGTGATGCCGGTGATCGGCGACAGCGAGTGGGACAAGCGCGACAAGCTCGCCTTCGAGCGGGAGATGCTCGGCCTGTACGTCTCCGACCACCCGCTGTTCGGCCTGGAGCACATCCTCAACGCGGCGGCCGACACCACCATCGCCGCGCTGGCCGAGGAGGGCGGGGTGCCCGACGGTGCGGTGGTCACCCTCGCCGGCATCCTCTCCGGGGTGCAGCGCCGGGTCACCAAGCAGGGCCGGGCCTGGGCCTCGGCCACCCTGGAGGACCTGGCCGGCGGGGTGGAGACGCTGTTCTTCCCCAACACCTACGAGGTGATCGGGCAGTACATCGCCGAGGACGCCATCGTGGTGGTCAAGGGACGGGTGGACCGCCGCGACGACACCCCACGGATCATGGCGATGGACATGTCCATGCCGGACGTCAGCACCAGCGCCACCAACAAGCCGGTCACCCTCACCATTCCGGTGCACCGCTGCACGCCACCGCTGGTGGAGCGACTCAAGGAGACGCTGGTGCTGCACCCCGGCGACACCGAGGTGCACGTCAAGCTGCTCAACGGCGGCCGTACCACCACCCTGCGGCTGGGCCCGTTCCGGGTGGCGGCGACGACCGCGTTGATGGGTGACCTGAAGAGCGTGCTCGGCCCGGCCAACGTCAGCTGA
- the abc-f gene encoding ribosomal protection-like ABC-F family protein: protein MSDAFIVCSNLSFSWPDDTPVFSELSFTVPGGRTGLVAPNGAGKSTLLRLIAGELRPSGGSVTVDGVLGYLPQTLPLAGDLSVAQVLGVAERIAALHAIEAGDASEEHFATIGDDWDIEERTRSELNRLGLGELSLDRRLHTLSGGQVVSLGLAAQLLRRPDVLLLDEPTNNLDLAARHKLYDVLTDWSGCLLLVSHDRELLDRMDRIAELDRGEIRWYGGNFTAYTEAVQAAREVAESNLRNAEQEVKREKREMQQARERADRRASNASKNLKNAGLARIVAGGLKRSAQESAGKAQETHAGRLGQAKARLDEAGRAVREDDRIVVDLPDTTVPAGRTVFAGTGMRARFDDRELFGGDGADLVIRGPERIALVGANGVGKSTLLRLVNGDLEPAGGDIRRADGRIAYLSQRLDLLDLDRTVAENFAAYAPSLPDARRMNLLARFLFRGARVNLPVGVLSGGERLRATLACVLCAEPAPQLLLLDEPTNNLDLVSVAQLESALTAYQGAFVVVSHDERFLAEIGVRRWLRLADGQLREIAAPDRG, encoded by the coding sequence ATGTCTGACGCTTTCATCGTCTGCTCGAACCTGTCCTTCTCCTGGCCGGACGACACCCCGGTCTTCTCCGAACTGTCCTTCACCGTGCCGGGCGGCCGCACCGGCCTGGTCGCGCCCAACGGCGCCGGCAAGAGCACCCTGCTCCGGCTGATCGCCGGTGAGCTGCGGCCCAGCGGTGGCAGCGTCACCGTCGACGGGGTGCTCGGCTACCTGCCGCAGACGCTGCCGCTGGCCGGCGACCTGAGCGTGGCGCAGGTGCTGGGCGTCGCCGAACGGATCGCGGCGCTGCACGCCATCGAGGCCGGCGACGCCAGCGAGGAACACTTCGCCACCATCGGCGACGACTGGGACATCGAGGAGCGCACCCGCTCCGAGTTGAACCGACTCGGCCTGGGCGAGCTGTCGCTCGACCGGCGGCTGCACACCCTCAGCGGCGGCCAGGTGGTCTCTCTCGGCCTGGCGGCGCAACTGCTGCGCCGACCCGACGTGCTGCTGCTCGACGAGCCGACCAACAACCTCGACCTCGCCGCCCGGCACAAGCTGTACGACGTGCTGACCGACTGGTCCGGGTGCCTGCTGCTGGTCAGCCACGACCGGGAGCTGCTGGACCGGATGGACCGCATCGCCGAGCTGGACCGGGGCGAGATCCGCTGGTACGGGGGCAACTTCACCGCGTACACCGAGGCGGTGCAGGCGGCGCGGGAGGTGGCCGAGAGCAACCTGCGCAACGCCGAGCAGGAGGTCAAGCGGGAGAAGCGGGAGATGCAGCAGGCCCGGGAGCGGGCCGACCGGCGGGCCAGCAACGCCTCGAAGAACCTGAAGAACGCCGGGCTGGCCCGGATCGTGGCCGGCGGGTTGAAGCGCAGTGCGCAGGAGTCGGCGGGCAAGGCCCAGGAGACGCACGCCGGCCGGCTCGGGCAGGCCAAGGCCCGGCTGGACGAGGCCGGCCGGGCCGTCCGCGAGGACGACCGGATCGTCGTGGACCTGCCGGACACCACTGTCCCGGCCGGACGGACGGTCTTCGCCGGTACGGGGATGCGGGCCCGCTTCGACGACCGGGAGCTGTTCGGCGGCGACGGCGCCGACCTGGTGATCCGGGGTCCGGAGCGGATCGCGCTGGTCGGGGCGAACGGCGTCGGCAAGTCGACCCTGCTGCGCCTGGTCAACGGCGACCTCGAACCGGCCGGCGGTGACATCAGGCGGGCCGACGGGCGGATCGCGTACCTGTCGCAGCGGCTGGACCTGCTGGACCTCGACCGCACGGTGGCGGAGAACTTCGCCGCGTACGCGCCGAGCCTGCCGGACGCCCGGCGGATGAACCTGCTCGCCCGGTTCCTGTTCCGGGGCGCCCGGGTGAACCTGCCCGTCGGGGTGCTCTCCGGCGGTGAGCGGCTGCGCGCCACCCTGGCGTGTGTGCTCTGCGCGGAGCCGGCGCCGCAACTGCTGCTGCTCGACGAGCCGACGAACAACCTGGACCTGGTGAGCGTCGCCCAACTGGAGAGCGCGCTGACCGCGTACCAGGGGGCGTTCGTCGTGGTCAGCCACGACGAACGGTTCCTGGCAGAGATCGGCGTGCGGCGCTGGCTGCGACTGGCCGACGGCCAGCTCCGCGAGATCGCGGCCCCCGACCGGGGCTGA
- a CDS encoding RNA polymerase sigma factor, translated as MPDADDIDALARSAARGDPAALDALLVAVRPQVLRLCARFLPNREDAEEACQDTLLALARGIDRFDWRSSFPTWLHRLAANRARSTYRTLRRRCRLEAEGVPVPERADPRRTSVVAGTRLDLLDAFDAVHPDLAEVVALRDVLGLSYPEIAAALDVPVGTVKSRLHLARRQVRQRLGGDSG; from the coding sequence ATGCCCGACGCGGACGACATCGACGCGCTGGCCCGGTCCGCCGCACGCGGCGACCCGGCGGCGCTGGACGCCCTGCTGGTCGCGGTCCGCCCGCAGGTGCTGCGGCTGTGCGCCCGGTTCCTGCCCAACCGGGAGGACGCCGAGGAGGCCTGCCAGGACACGCTGCTGGCGCTCGCCCGCGGCATCGACCGGTTCGACTGGCGCTCGTCGTTCCCCACCTGGCTGCACCGGCTGGCCGCCAACCGGGCCCGCAGCACGTACCGGACGCTGCGCCGCCGCTGCCGCCTGGAGGCCGAGGGCGTGCCGGTGCCCGAACGGGCCGACCCGCGCCGCACGAGCGTGGTCGCGGGCACCCGGCTCGATCTGCTCGACGCCTTCGACGCGGTCCATCCCGACCTCGCCGAGGTGGTGGCCCTGCGCGACGTGCTCGGGCTGAGCTATCCCGAGATCGCAGCGGCGCTCGACGTGCCGGTGGGCACCGTGAAGTCCCGGCTGCACCTGGCCCGACGGCAGGTCCGGCAACGACTCGGCGGCGACAGCGGCTGA
- a CDS encoding L-threonylcarbamoyladenylate synthase — MARYYDVHPDNPQPRVVHQVADLIRDGGLVAYPTDSCYALGVRLGNQDGLDRIRQIRHLDDKHHFTLVCRDFAQLGQFVRISNSVFRLVKASTPGSYTFILPATREVPRRMQHPRKRTVGVRVPRHTVTQALLAELGEPLVSSTLTLPGEDEPMTQGWEIKERLDHQLDAVLDAGECGMEPTTVIDLSGPEPEILRRGAGDVSRFE; from the coding sequence ATGGCGAGGTACTACGACGTCCACCCGGACAACCCGCAGCCCCGGGTCGTCCACCAGGTGGCGGACCTGATCCGGGACGGTGGGCTGGTCGCCTACCCGACCGACTCCTGCTACGCCCTCGGCGTCCGGTTGGGCAACCAGGACGGGCTGGACCGGATCCGTCAGATCCGCCACCTCGACGACAAGCACCACTTCACGCTCGTCTGCCGCGACTTCGCCCAGCTCGGCCAGTTCGTCCGGATCAGCAACTCGGTCTTCCGGCTGGTGAAGGCGTCCACCCCGGGCAGTTACACCTTCATCCTGCCGGCCACCCGGGAGGTGCCGCGCCGGATGCAGCACCCGCGCAAGCGCACCGTCGGCGTCCGGGTCCCCCGGCACACCGTCACCCAGGCGCTGCTGGCCGAGCTGGGCGAGCCGCTGGTGTCCAGCACCCTGACGCTGCCCGGCGAGGACGAGCCGATGACCCAGGGGTGGGAGATCAAGGAACGGCTGGACCACCAGCTCGACGCGGTGCTGGACGCCGGTGAGTGCGGCATGGAGCCGACGACGGTGATCGACCTGTCCGGCCCGGAGCCGGAGATCCTGCGCCGGGGCGCCGGGGACGTGTCCCGCTTCGAGTAG